The following proteins are encoded in a genomic region of Sorangiineae bacterium MSr12523:
- a CDS encoding amidohydrolase: MAQPNAPISRYGTASKQRRLISTDSHIAVPFHVADELPEKFRKQVPHLDRRADGVYLMRPDMATMMSIEDAGSQLLAGMKVDPDDEATMARLAIGNSQSHIQPSLYPKGRLADMERDGVVGEVLLGQAAAVGFFGGNDPETSIAWCQLNNDWYADTYKDYLGQFSPSIILPVPAGIDACVKELVRAAGLGLRPLLMPDVLPRKPWFLREWDPLWEACASLNVPVALHISGTGMLMPWVTIKPEENPAGSLNTWIGMAGHTSELLGMFVNSGVLERHPDLQIVFTELHAGWLAWAMHLYDHYTTDPVNRNQAIHFGYPVTNLKELPSYYIKRQVKCSFLWDPMAIKTRHEVGLDCLMWSNDYPHTESMWPDSQALIEKQFAGVPEEEITQLVYENAKKLYRFTV, encoded by the coding sequence GTGGCTCAACCCAACGCACCGATATCCAGATATGGGACGGCCTCGAAGCAGCGCCGGCTCATCTCGACGGATTCCCACATTGCAGTTCCATTCCACGTGGCGGACGAGCTGCCGGAGAAATTCCGCAAGCAGGTTCCGCATCTCGACAGGCGTGCCGACGGCGTCTATCTGATGCGCCCCGACATGGCGACCATGATGTCCATCGAGGACGCGGGCAGCCAGCTGTTGGCAGGCATGAAGGTGGACCCGGACGACGAGGCCACCATGGCGCGATTGGCCATTGGCAATTCGCAATCCCATATCCAGCCGAGCCTCTATCCGAAAGGGCGCCTCGCCGACATGGAACGGGACGGTGTGGTGGGCGAGGTTCTCCTCGGCCAGGCCGCCGCCGTCGGATTCTTCGGCGGCAACGATCCCGAGACATCCATCGCCTGGTGTCAGCTCAATAACGATTGGTACGCCGACACCTACAAGGATTACCTCGGGCAATTCTCGCCGTCGATCATTCTGCCCGTGCCTGCCGGCATCGATGCCTGCGTGAAAGAGCTGGTGCGCGCCGCGGGGCTCGGGTTGCGGCCGCTGCTGATGCCCGACGTGCTTCCGCGAAAGCCGTGGTTCCTTCGCGAGTGGGATCCGCTTTGGGAGGCCTGCGCCAGCCTGAACGTGCCGGTGGCCCTGCACATCTCCGGCACGGGCATGCTCATGCCGTGGGTAACCATCAAGCCGGAGGAGAACCCGGCAGGTTCGCTGAACACGTGGATTGGCATGGCCGGCCACACGTCCGAATTGCTCGGCATGTTCGTGAACTCCGGTGTTCTCGAACGCCACCCGGACCTGCAAATCGTATTCACGGAGTTGCATGCCGGCTGGCTCGCCTGGGCAATGCACCTCTACGACCACTACACGACGGATCCGGTGAATCGCAACCAGGCGATCCACTTCGGATATCCCGTGACGAACCTGAAAGAGCTGCCGAGCTATTACATCAAGCGGCAGGTCAAGTGCTCGTTCCTATGGGATCCCATGGCGATCAAGACTCGCCACGAGGTCGGCCTGGATTGCCTCATGTGGAGCAACGACTATCCGCACACGGAATCGATGTGGCCGGATTCGCAAGCGCTCATCGAGAAGCAGTTCGCCGGCGTCCCCGAAGAAGAAATCACCCAATTGGTCTACGAAAACGCAAAGAAGCTTTATCGCTTCACGGTGTAA